The genomic window CACCGGAATGTGTACATGTCCGCTGAGCACGTATTTGACATTGCCGTGTTCGGCCAGGGTGTCCAGAAACAGGCGTTTGACGGATACGGATTCGCAGTAATTGATCAGGGGATTGATGCCCATCGGATGCGACGGCACGTGCTGAAACACCATGACCGGCATATCCTGATGCGCCTCGAGGTCCTGTTTCAGCCATTCGAAATAATGCGGATGCGTCTCCCAGAATTCGTCGCGCAGCGGGTCCGGCCAGACGATAAAGTGCCAGTCGCCGGCGTCAAACGAATATAAAAGGTTTTCCGTGCCATTCATGCGTTTCTGCGCGGCAAAATAATTGTCAAACAGCTTCATATTGTATCCCGGAGAAAACGGGCTTTTGTTTTCGGTTTCGTGATTGCCCAGTTCGTACAGCACCGGCATGTCAAGTTTTTGCAGATATTGTCGCATCTGCTCAAAGTCCTCCGGATACCCCCAGGCATCGACGATATCGCCGATGACCACGCTGAACAGGGGATCGATCGGCAGACGGTTTACCAGGGCCACGCTTTCTTGGATGAATGCGTTGTGGATGCGCATGCGGGTGCGCAGGTTGTCGAATGCAAACGCGTCTCCGCCCTGGGGATCGGCCATGGCGATGATGTGAAACTGTTTACCGGGGGGGCGCGCATTAAAATCGGTGAGTTTGAGCTTGCCAATCTCATGATCCAGGAGAAAATTGAATGCCAGGGCCAGATGTCCCCGTTTTTCATTTACCGTACCCTGTTTGAGAATCGAGTCGAGGGAAACACGCACCGGTTTATCAGTATTGATCAAAATCTCGGATTCTTTTGAGGCATGGTCCAGCCAGAGCACCACAATATCGCGATGCGGCTGGCTGGCTGGTGCCGCTGATATGTCCGTCTGGACGGTATGTATCGTTGCCGCTGAAAAAGAACGGACGTATTTTTGTCAGATGAGCGCCGGAAACCCGAACGGCAGTTTCATAATCCACAGATCTCGAATCCGCAGCTGAAAACTCTATGCGCACACAGATCTGTCCATCCGCATGAACAGCGTCCGCGAGTGCAGCGGGTGTTGGATAGCGCCAGTCCGGTCCGGATGCCCTGGCATTTCCCGCAGCGTATGCCAGGACCCCGGAGGCGCTGATTCCTTTGATAAAAGTCCTTCGTTTCATCATGACTCCTTGATTCTAATGTGCCGATGAACCGTTGATCCACAGGCGTTTGTCCGCCAAACGGCCGCGCGGTTTGACAATACAGGTGACGCCTTCAGGCGCTGTATAATTGAGGAATAGCTGATCGCCTTTGACCCGCCACTGTACCTCGACCACGCCATCCGGATGCGGCACCGTACCCTCGGCCCAGGTGATCGATTCGGCCAGCGGCTCGATGCGCACGGTATCCGGGGAATAAAAGCAGGGGAATCCCAGGCGCACGCCGAGGATATCGGTGGTCATGTAATAAGTGGGACCGCCGCTCCAGGCGTGACTCAGGGTGCCCTGTCCTGAAGACGGGCCGCTGCCGTCGTCAAAATTTTCCCACGCCGTATCGTTGTGATTCAGGATCATGCGTGTCCAGTACTGCCGGATGAACCTTTCGGCAATATCCGCGCGGTTGTGACGATACAGGGCGCCGAGCACATAAAATCCGCCGTACGGTGTGACCTTGCGCGCGCGTGAGATTTCACCGATGTCCGCGAGTTCTGTCCGGTAAAAATCAGTGAGAATCGTCTCACGCGGTTTCGAATTGTATCCGCTCAACGACATCCAGGCGCTGGAAATGGGGTAATGATGATCAATCGGCTCGCCATTTTTGAATCCGTCCCGATAGGCGCCGCGTTTTTCATCCCAGCACAGGCGGTTGACCGCCTGAACGGTTTCTTGTACAAGCTGTTTATAGCGGTGCATGTCGTCAGGTTTGTCGAGTTTGGCCGCCAGATGCGCCATGTTTTCGAACGAGCGCGCCAGCAGCGACTGCATCATGGTCAACTGCGCGCGCTTGTCGATGCGTGTCCATTCCACAAACGCCGGCAGATTTGCAAACAGACCGTTTTTCTGCTGTTTGTCCACTGCGTTTTCGACCATATATCGATAATTATCATACAATTCGGCTGCAAACTCGATATCGCCGCTCCAGTCCACGTACCAGCGGAAATATTCCAGAGTGATGAATGGAAAATCGTACAACAGTCCGGGCTCGTCCCCGGATTTTTCTTTATCCGGATAAAACATGCCGCGATATTTGTCCTGAAACACCTCCAGACTGTATTTGATCAGTCTCGGATCACCGCTGCCGGCCAGAGTGATGGCAAATTGAGGCAGAGCATCGCCCGCGTACAATCCGCGTTCCCGGAACGGCGTATCGGTATAGGTGTCTTCAGCACATACCAACAAGGTACGCCAGCCCAGCTCCCAGATTTCATTGAACAGGGGATCGGAACAGGTGAACGAGCCGATTTTTTCAAAGGGGTAAATTTGACTGACCATGCC from candidate division KSB1 bacterium includes these protein-coding regions:
- a CDS encoding family 78 glycoside hydrolase catalytic domain, whose translation is ADVPGSVHIVYRSHQELPEFLGPWQGQNRGVTAGNPAWDMAWRMPDSNLNLPSHQVSDITLTDESALVFDMGGKILGRIFIEYTAPEGTRIDIGFAEDLTSDSLASVLKRPGIYTATRHISAGGSQRHETFKPYGARYLQVNVTGNRGPVTLKRLGMVSQIYPFEKIGSFTCSDPLFNEIWELGWRTLLVCAEDTYTDTPFRERGLYAGDALPQFAITLAGSGDPRLIKYSLEVFQDKYRGMFYPDKEKSGDEPGLLYDFPFITLEYFRWYVDWSGDIEFAAELYDNYRYMVENAVDKQQKNGLFANLPAFVEWTRIDKRAQLTMMQSLLARSFENMAHLAAKLDKPDDMHRYKQLVQETVQAVNRLCWDEKRGAYRDGFKNGEPIDHHYPISSAWMSLSGYNSKPRETILTDFYRTELADIGEISRARKVTPYGGFYVLGALYRHNRADIAERFIRQYWTRMILNHNDTAWENFDDGSGPSSGQGTLSHAWSGGPTYYMTTDILGVRLGFPCFYSPDTVRIEPLAESITWAEGTVPHPDGVVEVQWRVKGDQLFLNYTAPEGVTCIVKPRGRLADKRLWINGSSAH